The proteins below come from a single Streptomyces sp. SCSIO 75703 genomic window:
- a CDS encoding helix-turn-helix domain-containing protein, which produces MTRPPTPPVPPPTARRRLRETAALTQAQLAARVGVTRDTVRAWESGRTTPRGRRAEAYARLLRTLAEEPEREERRPTRERREEGRKQRKQPDPDGTKAARSTEHPENSDHTEHTGHTEHTGNAGNAGKGAGAEKGEAGAEAAPVPGGGTGAASEGAATGPEPAAARTGAPVSVPVVLAVGAVAAGGGRGSASGGASGRAAGAGGAAGAGSRPAGAGLVPVAVPRPAPEAAPEAEETPGMTPAQAFDLLYGFAAPALVRQTYLLTGRRELARESVERAFQLAWERWPEVARDRDPAGWVRAAAYEYALSPWNLWRRRHRSPEPPPPDTADRALLDTLLRLPPSYRRTLLLHDGVGVGLPETAAETEASTPATAHRLLNAREAVADRLPDLAEPGTLHRRLAELASTARLRAAEPPAVRRGSERRARFMARAAIAFTAALIGTTALALRTAPTHYEPPVSPGETVRGVPPKVAPGPLSDEELALRQKLRDEAAAGPERLVPRPG; this is translated from the coding sequence GTGACCCGGCCCCCCACACCCCCGGTACCGCCCCCGACGGCCCGTCGACGCCTGCGCGAGACCGCCGCGTTGACGCAGGCTCAGCTCGCGGCGCGGGTGGGCGTCACCCGTGACACGGTCCGCGCCTGGGAGAGCGGGCGCACCACCCCGCGCGGCCGGCGGGCGGAGGCGTACGCCCGGCTCCTCCGCACCCTCGCGGAGGAGCCGGAGCGGGAGGAGAGGCGGCCGACGCGGGAGCGGCGGGAGGAGGGACGGAAGCAGCGGAAGCAGCCGGACCCCGACGGCACGAAGGCCGCGCGGAGCACGGAGCACCCCGAGAACAGCGATCACACCGAACACACCGGGCACACCGAGCACACCGGGAACGCCGGGAACGCCGGGAAGGGGGCGGGCGCGGAGAAGGGGGAGGCTGGTGCCGAGGCCGCGCCGGTGCCCGGCGGCGGAACCGGGGCCGCGTCGGAGGGTGCGGCCACGGGGCCGGAACCCGCCGCGGCGCGGACGGGCGCGCCGGTCTCCGTCCCGGTCGTCCTCGCCGTCGGCGCCGTGGCGGCGGGCGGGGGGCGCGGCAGCGCGTCGGGCGGGGCGAGCGGGCGGGCGGCCGGGGCGGGCGGTGCGGCCGGGGCCGGCTCCCGTCCGGCCGGGGCGGGTCTCGTACCGGTCGCCGTACCTCGTCCCGCGCCGGAGGCCGCACCGGAGGCCGAGGAGACGCCCGGTATGACGCCCGCTCAGGCGTTCGACCTGTTGTACGGTTTCGCCGCCCCCGCCCTCGTCCGCCAGACCTACCTGCTCACCGGCCGCCGCGAGCTGGCCCGGGAGTCGGTCGAGCGGGCCTTCCAACTCGCCTGGGAGCGCTGGCCCGAGGTCGCCCGCGACCGTGACCCGGCCGGCTGGGTCCGGGCGGCGGCGTACGAGTACGCCCTCTCCCCCTGGAACCTGTGGCGCCGCCGCCACCGCAGCCCGGAACCCCCGCCCCCGGACACCGCCGACCGCGCCCTGCTGGACACCCTGTTGCGGCTGCCGCCCTCGTACCGCCGCACGCTCCTCCTCCACGACGGCGTCGGCGTCGGGCTGCCCGAGACGGCGGCGGAGACCGAGGCCAGCACGCCCGCCACCGCCCACCGGCTGCTGAACGCCCGCGAGGCCGTCGCCGACCGGCTCCCCGACCTCGCGGAACCCGGCACGCTCCACCGCCGGCTGGCCGAACTGGCCTCCACCGCCCGGCTGCGGGCCGCCGAACCCCCGGCCGTGCGCCGCGGCAGCGAACGCCGGGCCCGCTTCATGGCGCGGGCGGCCATCGCCTTCACCGCCGCCCTCATCGGCACCACCGCCCTGGCGCTGCGCACCGCCCCGACGCACTACGAACCGCCCGTCTCTCCCGGCGAGACGGTGCGCGGGGTGCCGCCGAAGGTGGCGCCGGGCCCCCTGTCGGACGAGGAACTGGCGCTGCGCCAGAAACTGCGCGACGAGGCCGCGGCCGGTCCGGAACGCCTCGTCCCCCGTCCCGGCTGA
- the sucD gene encoding succinate--CoA ligase subunit alpha: protein MAIWLNKDSKVIVQGMTGATGMKHTRLMLGDGTSVVGGVNPRKAGQTVDFEGTEVPVFGTVKEAVEKTGANVSVIFVPEKFTKDAVVEAIDAEIPLAVVITEGIAVHDSAAFWAYAGKKGNKTRIIGPNCPGIITPGQSNVGIIPGDITKPGRIGLVSKSGTLTYQMMYELRDIGFSTAVGIGGDPIIGTTHIDALAAFEADPDTDLIVMIGEIGGDAEERAADFIKANVTKPVVGYVAGFTAPEGKTMGHAGAIVSGSSGTAQAKKEALEAAGVKVGKTPTETAKLAREVLAG from the coding sequence ATGGCTATCTGGCTCAACAAGGACAGCAAGGTCATCGTCCAGGGCATGACGGGCGCCACCGGTATGAAGCACACCAGGCTCATGCTCGGGGACGGCACCAGCGTCGTGGGCGGCGTGAACCCCCGCAAGGCGGGTCAGACCGTCGATTTCGAGGGCACCGAGGTGCCGGTTTTCGGCACGGTGAAGGAGGCGGTCGAGAAGACGGGTGCGAACGTCTCGGTCATCTTCGTGCCGGAGAAGTTCACGAAGGACGCGGTCGTCGAGGCGATCGACGCGGAGATTCCGCTCGCGGTCGTGATCACCGAGGGTATCGCCGTGCACGACTCGGCGGCGTTCTGGGCGTATGCGGGCAAGAAGGGCAACAAGACCCGCATCATCGGTCCGAACTGCCCGGGCATCATCACGCCGGGTCAGTCGAACGTGGGCATCATCCCGGGTGACATCACCAAGCCGGGCCGTATCGGTCTGGTGTCGAAGTCGGGCACGCTGACGTACCAGATGATGTACGAGCTGCGCGACATCGGCTTCTCGACGGCGGTCGGTATCGGTGGCGACCCGATCATCGGTACCACGCACATCGACGCGCTCGCCGCGTTCGAGGCCGACCCGGACACCGACCTGATCGTGATGATCGGTGAGATCGGTGGTGACGCCGAGGAGCGCGCGGCCGACTTCATCAAGGCCAACGTGACCAAGCCGGTCGTCGGTTACGTCGCCGGTTTCACCGCGCCCGAGGGCAAGACGATGGGCCACGCCGGCGCGATCGTCTCCGGTTCGTCCGGTACCGCCCAGGCGAAGAAGGAGGCCCTGGAGGCCGCCGGAGTCAAGGTCGGCAAGACCCCGACCGAGACCGCGAAGCTCGCCCGCGAGGTCCTCGCCGGCTGA
- the sucC gene encoding ADP-forming succinate--CoA ligase subunit beta, whose translation MDLFEYQARDLFAKHDVPVLAGEVIDTPEAAREITERLGGKSVVKAQVKVGGRGKAGGVKLAATPDEAVARATDILGMDIKGHTVHKVMIAETAPEIVEEYYVSFLLDRANRTFLSIASVEGGMDIEEVAATRPEAVAKTPVDAIDGVTPAKAREIVEAAKFPAEVADKVADVLVRLWDTFIKEDALLVEVNPLAKVASGEVIALDGKVSLDDNAEFRHPDFEALHDKAAADPLEAAAKEKNLNYVKLDGEVGIIGNGAGLVMSTLDVVAYAGEKHGSVKPANFLDIGGGASAQVMADGLEIILGDPDVRSVFVNVFGGITACDEVANGIVQALKLLEDRGEKVEKPLVVRLDGNNAELGRKILTDADHPLVQRVDTMDGAADKAAELAHAAK comes from the coding sequence GTGGACCTGTTCGAGTACCAGGCGAGGGACCTCTTCGCCAAGCACGATGTACCGGTGCTGGCCGGTGAAGTCATCGACACGCCTGAGGCGGCGCGCGAGATCACCGAGCGTCTGGGCGGCAAGTCCGTCGTCAAGGCTCAGGTGAAGGTCGGTGGCCGCGGGAAGGCCGGTGGCGTCAAGCTGGCGGCCACCCCGGACGAGGCCGTCGCGCGGGCGACGGACATCCTCGGCATGGACATCAAGGGCCACACGGTCCACAAGGTGATGATCGCCGAGACCGCTCCGGAGATCGTCGAGGAGTACTACGTCTCCTTCCTCCTCGACCGTGCCAACCGGACTTTCCTGTCCATCGCCTCCGTCGAGGGCGGGATGGACATCGAGGAGGTGGCCGCCACCCGTCCGGAGGCCGTCGCCAAGACGCCGGTCGACGCGATCGACGGTGTGACGCCGGCGAAGGCCCGTGAGATCGTCGAGGCCGCGAAGTTCCCGGCCGAGGTCGCGGACAAGGTCGCCGACGTCCTGGTCAGGCTGTGGGACACCTTCATCAAGGAGGATGCTCTCCTGGTCGAGGTCAACCCGCTGGCCAAGGTCGCTTCCGGGGAGGTCATCGCCCTGGACGGGAAGGTGTCGCTGGACGACAACGCGGAGTTCCGTCACCCGGACTTCGAGGCGCTGCACGACAAGGCGGCGGCGGATCCGCTGGAGGCGGCGGCCAAGGAGAAGAACCTCAACTACGTCAAGCTCGACGGTGAGGTCGGGATCATCGGCAATGGCGCGGGTCTGGTCATGTCGACCCTGGACGTGGTCGCGTACGCCGGTGAGAAGCACGGGAGTGTGAAGCCGGCGAACTTCCTGGACATCGGTGGCGGTGCGTCCGCGCAGGTGATGGCGGACGGTCTGGAGATCATCCTGGGTGACCCGGATGTGCGCTCGGTGTTCGTGAACGTCTTCGGTGGTATCACGGCGTGTGACGAGGTCGCCAACGGCATCGTGCAGGCGCTGAAGCTGCTGGAGGACCGGGGCGAGAAGGTCGAGAAGCCGCTGGTGGTCCGTCTGGACGGCAACAACGCGGAGCTGGGCCGGAAGATCCTCACGGATGCGGACCACCCGCTGGTCCAGCGTGTCGACACGATGGACGGGGCGGCCGACAAGGCCGCCGAGCTGGCCCACGCCGCCAAGTAA
- a CDS encoding VWA domain-containing protein, with protein sequence MRRWRLVLGGGAGDGTGLVLGGRDAAMDGALTALYGADAKDGDGTRAGRGRAAGLGASAPSVARWLGDIRGYFPAPVVQVMQRDAIDRLDLAALLREPEMLEAVEADVHLVGTLLSLNKAMPETTRRTARAVVRKVVEELERRLAPRTRAALTGALDRGARTGRPRHHAIDWNRTVAANLRHYLPEHRTVVPERLVGYARAARSLRKEVVLCVDQSGSMAASVVYASVFGAVLASLRALETRLVVFDTEVVDLTEHLDDPVDVLFGTRLGGGTDINRALAYCQSRITRPAETVVVLVSDLYEGGIRDEMLRRVAAMKASGVGVVVLPALSDEGTPAYDREHAAALSALGVPVFACTPDRFPEVMAAALEKRPLPVPDPRGG encoded by the coding sequence ATGCGGCGGTGGCGGCTGGTGCTCGGGGGAGGGGCCGGCGACGGCACCGGGCTGGTGCTCGGGGGACGGGACGCCGCGATGGACGGCGCGCTCACCGCGCTCTACGGGGCGGACGCGAAGGACGGGGACGGCACCAGGGCGGGCCGGGGCCGAGCGGCGGGGCTCGGGGCGTCGGCCCCGTCGGTGGCGCGGTGGCTCGGCGACATCCGCGGGTACTTCCCCGCCCCCGTCGTCCAGGTGATGCAGCGGGACGCCATCGACCGGCTCGACCTCGCCGCGCTGCTGCGGGAACCGGAGATGCTGGAGGCCGTCGAGGCCGACGTGCACCTGGTCGGCACCCTGCTCTCGCTGAACAAGGCGATGCCCGAGACCACCCGGCGCACCGCGCGGGCGGTGGTGCGCAAGGTCGTCGAGGAGCTGGAGCGGCGCCTCGCCCCCCGTACCCGCGCCGCGCTCACCGGCGCGCTCGACCGCGGCGCCCGCACCGGCCGGCCCCGCCACCACGCCATCGACTGGAACCGCACCGTCGCCGCCAACCTGCGGCACTACCTGCCCGAGCACCGCACCGTCGTCCCCGAGCGCCTGGTCGGGTACGCGCGGGCGGCGCGGTCGCTGCGCAAGGAGGTCGTGCTCTGCGTCGACCAGTCCGGGTCGATGGCGGCGTCCGTGGTGTACGCGTCGGTGTTCGGCGCGGTCCTGGCGTCGCTGCGGGCGCTCGAGACCCGGCTCGTCGTCTTCGACACGGAGGTCGTGGACCTCACCGAGCACCTGGACGACCCGGTCGACGTGCTCTTCGGCACCCGGCTGGGCGGCGGCACCGACATCAACCGGGCCCTCGCCTACTGCCAGTCGCGGATCACGCGGCCCGCCGAGACGGTCGTCGTCCTGGTCAGCGACCTGTACGAGGGAGGGATACGCGACGAGATGCTGCGGCGGGTGGCGGCGATGAAGGCGTCCGGCGTCGGTGTCGTGGTCCTGCCGGCCCTCTCCGACGAGGGGACGCCCGCCTACGACCGGGAGCACGCGGCGGCGCTCTCCGCGCTCGGCGTACCGGTCTTCGCGTGCACGCCGGACCGGTTCCCGGAGGTGATGGCGGCGGCCCTGGAGAAGCGCCCGCTGCCGGTGCCCGACCCGCGGGGCGGGTGA
- a CDS encoding DUF5682 family protein — protein MLLGVRHHGPGSARAVRAALEAARPGVVLIEGPPEADAVVPFAADPEMRPPVALLAHAVDAPGRSAFWPLAAFSPEWVALRWALEHGVPARFIDLPAAHTLARTGPDSPPARTDPLAALARAAGYEDAEGWWEDTVEHRGEVEGGDALASFTALEEAMTAVRETETDTERRAGTTRGDGGETRGDDGDEGDEGDEGDGRKGREGREGRQGGDRAAGGPGPGDGDLVREAYMRLRIRAARRESGDAVAVVCGAWHVPALRRRVTVAADRALLRGLPRTKVEVTWVPWTHRRLSRAGGYGAGIDAPGWYGHLFSAPDRPVERWLTRVAGLLRAEDRPVSPGHVIEAVRLAGALAALRGRPLPGLGETTDAVRAVMCEGSDVPLALIRDRLVVGDVLGRVPEGAPAVPLQRDLARSQRRLRLAPEARDRELDLDLRKETDAGRSRLLHRLRLLGVGWGEPAEARGATGTFREGWRLRWEPELSVRIAEAGIWGTTVRAAATARAEADAGAATTLAEVTALAEVCLLAGLDDALAEVMRVLADRAALDTDVGHLAWALPALVRSLRYGDVRGTGTAALTEVAAGLAERVFVGLPPACAGLNAEATARMRDHIDAVHAAVSLLTDPPPAEGTPAPVGAITPDGDPMGHPTGPPTGPPTGHPAPVTPVTPVTSGTPGMPAVPAAPAIPDGPLGLRGRWWAVLQGLAAREAVGGGIRGRAVRLLLDGGELAPDEAARLMGLALSPGTPPAEAAAWVEGFVGGGADGGLLLVHDERLLGLVDAWLTGVPEQAFTDVLPLLRRTFSAYEPGVRRTLGELAGRGPGRGSAPGAPAPGFAPDPDPRRADAVLPVVRLLLGLDTATTGGEPAPAPDPPADDDVLVEATT, from the coding sequence GTGCTCCTGGGGGTACGGCACCACGGGCCGGGGTCGGCGCGGGCGGTCCGGGCGGCGCTGGAGGCCGCCCGGCCGGGGGTGGTGCTGATCGAGGGGCCGCCCGAGGCCGACGCGGTCGTCCCGTTCGCCGCCGACCCGGAGATGCGCCCGCCCGTCGCCCTCCTCGCGCACGCCGTGGACGCGCCGGGGCGCTCGGCTTTCTGGCCGCTGGCCGCGTTCTCTCCGGAGTGGGTCGCGCTGCGCTGGGCGCTGGAGCACGGCGTGCCCGCCCGGTTCATCGACCTCCCGGCCGCGCACACGCTGGCCCGGACCGGCCCGGACTCCCCGCCCGCCCGGACCGATCCGCTCGCCGCGCTCGCCCGGGCCGCCGGGTACGAGGACGCCGAGGGCTGGTGGGAGGACACGGTCGAACACCGCGGTGAGGTGGAGGGAGGGGACGCCCTGGCCTCCTTCACGGCGCTGGAGGAGGCGATGACGGCCGTGCGCGAGACGGAGACGGACACGGAGCGGAGAGCCGGGACGACGAGGGGGGACGGGGGAGAGACGCGGGGAGACGACGGAGACGAGGGAGACGAGGGAGACGAGGGAGACGGAAGAAAGGGAAGAGAGGGAAGAGAGGGAAGGCAGGGCGGTGACCGGGCGGCCGGGGGCCCCGGGCCGGGGGACGGGGACCTCGTGCGTGAGGCGTACATGCGGCTCCGCATACGGGCCGCGCGGCGCGAGTCCGGCGACGCGGTGGCCGTCGTGTGCGGCGCCTGGCACGTCCCCGCGCTGCGCCGAAGGGTCACCGTCGCCGCCGACCGGGCCCTGCTCAGGGGGCTGCCCCGCACCAAGGTCGAGGTGACCTGGGTCCCGTGGACCCACCGCCGGCTGTCCCGGGCCGGCGGTTACGGGGCGGGCATCGACGCGCCGGGCTGGTACGGACACCTGTTCAGCGCCCCGGACCGCCCGGTGGAACGCTGGCTGACCCGGGTCGCCGGACTGCTGCGCGCGGAGGACCGGCCGGTCTCGCCGGGGCACGTCATCGAGGCCGTGCGGCTCGCCGGGGCCCTGGCCGCGCTGCGCGGCCGGCCGCTGCCCGGACTGGGCGAGACGACGGACGCCGTCCGGGCCGTGATGTGCGAGGGCTCCGACGTGCCGCTCGCCCTCATACGGGACCGGCTCGTGGTGGGCGACGTGCTGGGGCGGGTCCCGGAGGGCGCGCCCGCGGTGCCCCTGCAGCGGGACCTGGCCCGGTCGCAGCGCCGGTTGCGGCTGGCCCCGGAGGCGCGGGACCGGGAGCTGGACCTCGACCTGCGCAAGGAGACCGACGCCGGGCGGAGCCGGCTGCTGCACCGGCTGCGGCTGCTCGGGGTCGGCTGGGGCGAACCGGCCGAGGCCCGGGGCGCCACGGGCACCTTCCGCGAGGGCTGGCGGCTGCGGTGGGAGCCCGAGCTGTCGGTGCGCATCGCGGAGGCGGGCATCTGGGGCACCACCGTGCGGGCCGCCGCGACGGCCCGGGCCGAGGCGGACGCCGGCGCCGCGACCACGCTGGCGGAGGTCACCGCGCTGGCGGAGGTGTGCCTGCTCGCCGGGCTGGACGACGCGCTGGCGGAGGTGATGCGGGTGCTCGCCGACCGCGCGGCGCTCGACACCGACGTCGGCCACCTCGCGTGGGCCCTGCCCGCGCTGGTCCGTTCCCTGCGCTACGGCGACGTGCGCGGCACCGGCACCGCCGCGCTCACGGAGGTGGCCGCGGGGCTCGCCGAGCGGGTCTTCGTCGGCCTCCCGCCGGCCTGCGCGGGCCTGAACGCCGAGGCGACCGCCCGCATGCGCGACCACATCGACGCGGTCCACGCGGCGGTCTCCCTCCTCACCGACCCACCCCCCGCCGAGGGCACACCCGCACCGGTCGGCGCCATCACGCCGGACGGCGACCCCATGGGCCACCCCACCGGCCCCCCGACGGGCCCCCCGACCGGCCACCCTGCCCCCGTCACCCCCGTCACCCCGGTCACCTCTGGCACTCCTGGCATGCCTGCCGTCCCTGCCGCCCCCGCGATCCCCGACGGTCCTCTCGGCCTGCGGGGGCGTTGGTGGGCGGTACTGCAGGGGCTGGCCGCGCGGGAGGCGGTGGGCGGGGGGATCCGGGGACGGGCGGTGCGGCTGTTGCTGGACGGCGGGGAACTGGCGCCGGACGAGGCGGCGCGGCTCATGGGCCTCGCCCTCTCCCCGGGGACGCCCCCGGCGGAGGCGGCGGCCTGGGTCGAGGGCTTCGTCGGCGGGGGAGCGGACGGCGGACTGCTCCTCGTCCACGACGAGCGGCTGCTCGGGCTGGTCGACGCGTGGCTGACCGGCGTGCCGGAGCAGGCGTTCACGGACGTGCTGCCGTTGCTGCGGCGCACCTTCTCGGCGTACGAGCCGGGCGTGCGCCGCACACTCGGGGAGCTGGCCGGCCGCGGACCCGGGCGCGGCAGCGCGCCCGGTGCCCCCGCACCCGGCTTCGCCCCCGACCCCGACCCGCGCCGGGCGGACGCCGTGCTCCCCGTGGTCCGCCTGCTGCTGGGCCTGGACACGGCGACCACCGGCGGCGAGCCCGCACCCGCCCCGGACCCCCCGGCCGACGACGACGTACTCGTGGAGGCGACCACATGA
- a CDS encoding AAA family ATPase: MSVSVKPMPADTIHEGAAPGAEVLRPHAEDAFAGELAALAARDDRPRPPRWKLSPWAVATYLLGGTLSDGTVISPKYVGPRRIVEVAVTTLATDRALLLLGVPGTAKTWVSEHLAAAVSGDSTLLVQGTAGTPEEAIRYGWDYARLLAHGPSRDALVPSPVLRAMAEGRIARVEELTRIPADVQDALITVLSEKTLPIPELGEEVQAVRGFTLIATANDRDRGVNDLSSALRRRFNTVVLPLPESAEAEVAIVARRVDQIGRALDLPAATDGLAEIRRVVTVFRELRDGATSDGRTRLKSPSGTLSTAEAISVVTGGLALAAHFGDGVLRAGDIAAGLLGAVVRDPAADGVVFREYLETVVRERDDWQDFYRACREVTG; encoded by the coding sequence ATGTCCGTGTCCGTGAAACCGATGCCCGCCGACACGATCCACGAGGGCGCCGCACCCGGCGCCGAGGTGCTGCGGCCACACGCCGAGGACGCCTTCGCCGGCGAACTCGCCGCACTGGCGGCGCGGGACGACCGTCCGCGCCCGCCGCGCTGGAAGCTGTCGCCCTGGGCGGTGGCGACGTACCTGCTCGGCGGCACCCTGTCCGACGGCACGGTGATCAGCCCGAAGTACGTGGGCCCGCGCCGCATCGTCGAGGTCGCCGTCACCACGCTCGCCACCGACCGCGCCCTGCTCCTGCTCGGCGTGCCCGGCACGGCGAAGACCTGGGTCTCCGAGCACCTGGCCGCCGCGGTCAGCGGGGACTCGACCCTGCTCGTGCAGGGCACCGCCGGCACCCCGGAGGAGGCCATCCGCTACGGCTGGGACTACGCCCGGCTGCTCGCCCACGGCCCGAGCCGGGACGCGCTCGTGCCGAGCCCGGTCCTGCGGGCCATGGCGGAGGGGCGGATCGCCCGGGTGGAGGAGCTGACCCGCATCCCGGCGGACGTGCAGGACGCCCTGATCACCGTCCTGTCGGAGAAGACGCTGCCCATACCGGAGCTGGGCGAGGAGGTGCAGGCGGTCCGGGGGTTCACCCTCATCGCCACGGCCAACGACCGCGACCGCGGGGTCAACGACCTCTCCAGCGCCCTGCGCCGCCGCTTCAACACGGTGGTGCTGCCGTTGCCGGAGAGCGCCGAGGCGGAGGTCGCCATCGTCGCCCGCCGGGTCGACCAGATCGGGCGCGCGCTCGACCTGCCGGCCGCGACCGACGGGCTCGCGGAGATCCGCCGGGTCGTCACCGTCTTCCGCGAACTGCGCGACGGGGCGACCTCCGACGGCCGGACGCGGCTGAAGTCGCCCAGCGGCACGCTCTCCACGGCCGAGGCGATCTCCGTCGTGACCGGCGGCCTCGCGCTGGCCGCCCACTTCGGCGACGGGGTGCTGCGGGCCGGGGACATCGCCGCGGGCCTGCTCGGCGCCGTCGTCCGCGACCCGGCCGCCGACGGTGTCGTCTTCCGGGAGTACCTGGAGACGGTGGTCCGCGAGCGCGACGACTGGCAGGACTTCTACCGCGCCTGCCGCGAGGTGACGGGATGA
- a CDS encoding DUF5691 domain-containing protein, translating to MSATTTAGEAGGPDGWPAGEAGGPDGWDDLVAAALLGTDRRTPPGHAAGRAAGRDAPAALLDAAAVATVRRRAGLAPARAARRPAPAPEDPRPPLPEAAARRLTTLLADRPGLAAGGRRGAAPDLMELLPQWLATANAHGYAAPAAVLPALLDAARARTDLRAAVLAFAGPRALWLARLNPDWRFALRAAPGAGGGPARGGPEAVARLWREGLFAERVALLGSLRAADPDAARDLLASTWATERAEDRLMFLDSLRTGLGTADEPFLEAALSDRGRAVRAAAAELLSTLPGSALAARMGRRALACVSLDLVRDPATITVEAPHVCDAGMARDGVVARAPAGRGARSWWLGQVVEAAPLALWSARLGGRTPAEIVALPVTDDWRDDLHAAWCRAAVRQRDAAWAAALLGAPTAPGAGGPGAVSLAERSRLLGTMGAPERAAWVAGFIAAHGLSEAFQLLAVSAVPWAPVLGRSVVDALDIARDAGSYPWSFSGVMGLAERCLDPEEAVRLDALLALPDEREDASPGAAGYWAEAFRRLVTTLRLRAAMTTELDDTAPPPPAA from the coding sequence ATGAGCGCGACCACCACCGCCGGGGAGGCGGGCGGGCCGGACGGCTGGCCCGCCGGGGAGGCGGGCGGGCCGGACGGCTGGGACGACCTCGTCGCCGCGGCCCTGCTCGGCACCGACCGGCGTACGCCACCGGGTCACGCGGCCGGCCGGGCGGCGGGCCGCGACGCGCCGGCCGCGCTGCTCGACGCGGCGGCCGTGGCGACCGTCCGCCGTCGGGCCGGGCTGGCCCCGGCCCGTGCCGCCCGCCGTCCGGCACCGGCGCCGGAGGACCCCCGCCCGCCGCTGCCGGAGGCCGCCGCCCGCCGGCTGACGACACTGCTCGCCGACCGGCCCGGCCTGGCCGCCGGCGGGCGCCGGGGCGCCGCGCCCGACCTGATGGAACTGCTGCCGCAGTGGCTGGCCACGGCCAACGCCCACGGGTACGCCGCGCCGGCCGCCGTGCTGCCCGCCCTGCTGGACGCGGCCCGTGCCCGTACCGACCTGCGGGCGGCGGTGCTGGCCTTCGCCGGGCCACGCGCCCTGTGGCTGGCCCGGCTGAACCCGGACTGGCGGTTCGCCCTGCGCGCGGCGCCGGGCGCGGGCGGCGGCCCCGCGCGCGGCGGCCCCGAGGCGGTGGCACGGCTGTGGCGGGAGGGGCTGTTCGCGGAGCGCGTGGCGCTGCTGGGTTCGCTGCGCGCCGCCGACCCGGACGCCGCCCGGGACCTGCTCGCCTCGACCTGGGCGACGGAGCGCGCCGAGGACCGCCTGATGTTCCTCGACTCGCTGCGCACGGGGCTGGGCACGGCCGACGAGCCCTTCCTCGAAGCGGCGCTGTCCGACCGGGGACGTGCGGTGCGAGCGGCGGCGGCGGAGCTGCTGTCGACGCTGCCCGGGTCGGCGCTGGCCGCGCGGATGGGGCGGCGGGCCCTGGCCTGCGTCTCGCTGGACCTCGTCCGGGACCCGGCGACGATCACCGTGGAGGCGCCGCACGTCTGCGACGCCGGGATGGCACGCGACGGCGTCGTCGCCCGCGCGCCCGCCGGGCGTGGCGCACGGTCCTGGTGGCTGGGCCAGGTGGTGGAGGCGGCGCCGCTCGCGCTCTGGTCCGCGCGGCTCGGGGGCCGCACCCCGGCGGAGATCGTCGCCCTGCCGGTGACGGACGACTGGCGCGACGACCTGCACGCCGCCTGGTGCCGGGCGGCGGTGCGTCAGCGGGACGCCGCGTGGGCGGCGGCGCTGCTGGGTGCGCCCACCGCGCCGGGGGCGGGCGGCCCGGGGGCGGTGTCGCTGGCCGAGCGGTCGCGGCTGCTCGGCACGATGGGGGCGCCGGAGCGCGCCGCGTGGGTCGCCGGGTTCATCGCGGCGCACGGGCTGTCGGAGGCGTTCCAGTTGCTCGCCGTGTCCGCGGTGCCGTGGGCCCCGGTGCTGGGCCGGTCGGTGGTCGACGCGCTGGACATCGCGCGGGACGCCGGGAGCTATCCGTGGAGTTTCAGCGGCGTGATGGGCCTGGCCGAACGGTGCCTCGACCCCGAGGAGGCGGTCCGGCTCGACGCCCTGCTGGCCCTGCCCGACGAACGGGAGGACGCCTCGCCGGGGGCGGCGGGGTACTGGGCGGAGGCGTTCCGGCGCCTGGTCACGACCCTGCGCCTACGGGCCGCGATGACCACGGAACTGGACGACACCGCCCCGCCGCCACCTGCGGCCTGA
- a CDS encoding cobalamin B12-binding domain-containing protein, whose product MGVAAGPIRVVVAKPGLDGHDRGAKVIARALRDAGMEVIYTGLHQTPEQIVDTAIQEDADAIGLSILSGAHNTLFAAVIDLLRERDAADILVFGGGIIPEADIAPLKEKGVAEIFTPGATTASIVDWVRAAVREPAQRA is encoded by the coding sequence ATGGGTGTGGCAGCCGGTCCGATCCGCGTGGTGGTGGCCAAGCCGGGGCTCGACGGTCACGACCGCGGGGCCAAGGTGATCGCGCGGGCGCTGCGCGACGCCGGTATGGAGGTCATCTACACCGGGCTCCACCAGACGCCCGAGCAGATCGTGGACACCGCGATCCAGGAGGACGCCGACGCGATCGGGCTCTCCATCCTCTCCGGCGCTCACAACACGCTCTTCGCCGCCGTGATCGACCTGCTGCGGGAGCGCGACGCGGCCGACATCCTCGTCTTCGGCGGCGGGATCATCCCGGAGGCGGACATCGCCCCGCTGAAGGAGAAGGGCGTCGCGGAGATCTTCACCCCGGGCGCGACGACGGCCTCCATCGTGGACTGGGTCCGCGCGGCGGTCCGCGAACCGGCCCAGCGGGCCTGA